The Onychomys torridus chromosome X, mOncTor1.1, whole genome shotgun sequence genomic interval tattttttatcatGTTCTTTCCCATTTCCCAAATCCTCCTCACTTTGGTACcattcaacttcatgttcttgctctctctccctcaaaagaaaaaagaatctgccaggctgggctgactccccaggggagaccttgccctggaggaggtgggaatggggggtggatagggggagaaggctggggggtgggaggagggaggacaggggaatctgtggctgatatgtaaaattaaattaattataaaataaaaatataaaaaaagaaaaaaaccttcctTCTGCAGCACATGAGAaacaatacagagacccacagctagacaacATGCACAGAGTGAGACAGACcttgaacactcagtcctaaatggatgTCTCACCTCACCCACAGGGCTCAGAAAAGCCTGCTGAAGAAGAAGTGCAAACACTGTCAGAGTCATATGGAATGGAGGACAGCAAGGAAAtaagccctctaaatcaacttgAGCAAAGCGCATATGAACGAATAGAGATTAAGGCTGCACGCACATGGCCTACATGTGTCTTCACCCGATGtagtcctagagctgaaaggagaccAGGACACATGcttccatccctaacccagacaCAATCTCTGATTGAtaaccatttgcaaatgaaaatttagttccCTCCAAGGGAGTATCATCATGGAAACAAACTACTTTTAAGGGTAGGCTATATGCGCAGGAGTAGATGTCAAACAGAAAATggactcaatggcatctttggagggtCCCTgactcataatgtcatgtcagggcttatttttattatgtataatatataacataatatatatttatatttttacctcACAGGTTTTGACTACATGTTAatgcttctggttttgtgttttacaGGATTCCTGAATGTGAGAATACATGTATCTTTGGATCTGTGTCTGTTTCTTGAGTCTTTTCataggctcttttccttctgtttttttcctactccaatttgtttgattttgttttatcccAAAACTACCAGCACCACAGCTATCTTTGTGCTTCAAATAATTCATTAGGAAGTTCTTTAGTAGTCTTGACTTCTTCATCTATCTTGAGGCTCTCTGAACTTTCTGGAGAGGCAGAATACTAGATCAGTTACTTTAGTTTGCCATTGACTTGATGTTCTGgcacagtttttattttgtttgcagtGGCAGAGTCATAAAGTCTAGATCCATTTTTATGGCTTTCCTGCCCAGAGTCACTCACATTGGTGAGACAACATTGGAATCAGCTGGTTTGAAAGTAACCCTTTACCTTGAGGAGACAGCTCTAGCCTGGATGACAATATAGCCATAGTATTCTCCCTATAGTTCTCACAATTAGGCCTCATGAAGTGATCATTACAAATAGCCTCCAGGTGCAGTGATCCACAAACACCAAGTCAAGCTCAAGGAGTCAAGtcgaaagagagaaaagagagatctATGAGCAAGttgcatcaagaccatgatgggaaaacctacagagacaaccaaaccaaactactgggaactcatgaactttagaccaacagatgtggagcctgcatgggactggactaggccctctgcatagcaagacagttgtgtagcttgatctgcttaaggggcccacTGGCGGTacgatcagaatccatccctggtgaatGAGCAGGTTTTTTTGGAGaccacttctatgatgggacactttgtgTAGTcttgaggaagggggaggggcttggacctgcctctactaaatatacatccccatgggaggccttaccttcttgtaggagggaatgggagtgggttgggagaaggctagaggggcaggaggagggaagagggggatctttggtatgtaaaatgaataaaaaatttttcttaattaaaaaaaaacccaaaacaaatacTCTCTAGGAGCAGCAGCAACTGCTTTTCTAGGAGAAGCTTATTTCAGATTAGTTCCTCTAGGTCCACACAGCTACTCctcatggtgtctcagatttccttgAGCTGTAAGATGTAGTGGCTTTCTTCTTTATCATCCATCCCATAGCTAGTGATTCTGTACCCTGAATCCCAAGGATTCTTTCGCTTATGCACCTGTGGGCAGAGTGAGGATACAGATTCCACAGAAAGGTGGGACTCTGAATTGTACTCTTTAAGttgaatttttattacatttatttatttattgtatttatttatttgtttgtttgtttgtttggtgtgtgtgtgtgtgtgtgtgtgtgtgtgtgtgtgtgtgtgtgtgttgaggggaagTAAGGagatacacacatgtggaggtgagagaacATGCAGAGGTTAAAGAATTATTGAGTCAATTCCTTCCTTCTACTGCATGGattctgaagatcaaactcaggtcatcagactaaGAAGCAAGTGCCTTCATCCACTGAGACAGATTGCTAGCCCCTGTgaattagaaatttttaaaaagtgaagataTAAAATGCAAGTCATGCttcaagttaaaaaataaataaaaggtgaagagaataattttaattacatAGTATACAATAAAAGCAGTATAAAGTAGGGGTTTTTAATATGTAGCAACATGTAACAAGATCATTATAAGTAATGCCATGGATTTGTAGATATCCAAATATGGGCTATTTTATCTGTGGATAAGTTgcatattatatgtaatataaattcTGCTTTTTGTTATAGATTTTGCAAATTTTAATGAATCCATATTTCTCTCACATAAATACAATTCCCAATGATAAGCCTCCTATTCTCATTTCCTTGAAGTAAAAATCCTAGGATCCACCTAGAAACTTTTGTCAGCTTGGTTTGCCATCTAATTCTAAATTATCATGTGTTCTCCTAACGAAAACACTTTCTCTTGAATGGTCTAAAGGAGAGGTGGGATCAAACAAACTCCTTAAAGCCAGTAACCATCCTTGTttttttagtaaatattttatgtgaccttagagaatattattttgctactttccctctctctttggtGAGGGATTGCTCTCTCCTATCTCTTCTTCATCAGAGTAGCACTTGAATGACTTGTAGCTAGCTTAGAGCACAAACTTGCCTATATCAATAGACTTCATCAATAAATAACAACACTATGTAAAGTAATGTATGAACATAACGAGATGGCTGCCCAACAGAGTTGAAAGAGCCAAACTGACTGAGAAAATTCCTTGGGGTGATCATCATTGTTAGGTGCTCATCATTGTTACTCATAGGATGCTGTTTGATATGAAATTTCCCAGAGCTCTCTAGTTATCAGATTGACTGGAGCGATTTTGTAGTCATCAAACCAGATTTTCAAGTTGAGTTCAGCTGTAACTTAACTGAAACCTAGAATCATCTACAAGAGAGAACCTCAGTCTGAAGAATTGCCCAGATCAGCTTGTCTGTGGGCATAACTATGGGGCATTCATTACTCAATCCCTAATTTATGTGAGAGGGTCTGGTCCACTGTGGATGATGCCATTCCTTGGCAGTTCGGCCTGGCCTCTATAAGTAAAGCAACTGAGCAAACcacaggaagcaaggcagtaagcagcattcctccatggtcctTTCTTTGGTTCCTCTCTCCAAGTACCTGCCTTGGCTTCTGTTGATGAAGAACTataaagtgtaagatgaaataaaactttttatctacaagttggttttggtcatagtatttatcacagcaacagaaagcaaatcagaCATAAGATTTCCCTCACTTCTTGATATCAAGATGGAAAGGGGGCTTCAGAGTCCTTTACTGTAGCTCAGATaggctttgaacttgagatcctcctgcttcagcctcctgcatgctgagatAATAGGTTTGTGTTACCATGGCTAGCTGTTTCATTTAGGGGTGTGTGTCGGGGATGAAGTATGACTCTATTCATCATAGAATGCCTGTATCTGTAGCTCAGACTGCATAATCTCAGTGTTAAATATGCAAACTATTCTGTTAAACTCTTAGATTCAATAAAGCACATGCTGGTTCTAAAATTGAGATATGATTCATTTGCTTATTCTTGGCTGGCAGACTCACCTTAGGGTCACTGGACAGTGGGATATCTCAgttgtaaaataataaattagctGTAAAGTAGCACATCAGTTTTGTGAGACTTTTATTGCTATTGGACAAACCAAGGGTCTCAGTACATTGAGAAAGTTAATTTCTAGACCTCAGTCCCAAGCACCAAATTAAGTGTAATGATTTGTGATCGACTACACTTTGAGAGATCATATCTGACAAAATGTAATCCTCCCCATTACTTAACAGTTCTGTCTAAATATTGTCAAAACAATGGGTTGGTTTGGATAACTTAATTGACTGGCCATTTTGGATACTGTAGTCAAGCTAATCAATTTAGTCCTATCCTAAAATGGATTATGGAAAACATCAACTCAGCTAATGTAAGCAAAGAAGATAGACAGTTTTAATTGGTTTACTTTGTCCCCAGTACAATTATATAGCATCTGAAGTTTCATTTGATGGAACTGGGTAGCTTCTGTGAGACCCTGATTGCAATCTAACGTTTAGGCCTGCAggtgtctttgaagaaaaaatgaaTAGAGTTTTTCCTTCTCCTGATTTTGACACCAGATTCAGCTGGAAACGACTGATCTCAGGGATACATTACGTCAGTTATTCATTCAGTTTACCACGTAGACTCCACCTTATTAAGTGCTTTAATACCCTGTCAATCAATCCTTGTATGAGGCCTGGGCAGATAGTCAATTcagaacaaataataaataactcaCATTGGTCAGTTTACTCTCATTTTTAGGCTGTATTTTACAAAATGGACAATTTAACTACTAGCTCTGAGTAGAGGATCTTCTGTTTCATTCTAATATCCCTATTCTCTTTGTATTGGAAACCAAATAGAAGCATAAAGATAATACATGAGGAAGGACATCTTGATTACAGGCACTATGTTAACTCCTTGCCTTCAGGGACCCTCAGATCCGGAAAAGTGGCAGTTAGAGAAGAGCTTGCCTATGGATAAATGAGTTGAAGGAAGACTGGTATGAAGTGTGTTGCTGGGTGTCTGTGTATGAATGAGAATGTATGTTACATTTGGGAGAAGTAGAAGGGACATTAGTCTGGATAGGAACTCAGAGATGTCTGGGATAGGGGAAGTAGTTCTGAAACACAAAACAGTACCTCTAATCCAAGCACATATCTCAgtacaattttacatttgtatgttcattttttctttggaAGCATGCTCTGTGTGGGGAGAAGTGTAGAGAGGAGAAACTGATTTGTTTTCATGAACTTTGTATCCTTCATCATCGGAGAAAAACTCTCaagagcgcgcacacacacacacacacacacacacacacacacacacacacacacagagacacacacacacacacattctgatctaggggctagagagatagcttaacaattaagagcacttgattGATACTCTTGCAGatgatccaggtttggttcccattaTGCACATGAAGCTCATAAGCATGTGTAACTCTGGTTCTacgggatctgatgccctcttctggcctctgcaggcactgcaggcacatggtgcacttaacatacatgcaggcaaagcactcacacacataaggtaaaaataaataaataaatcttaagacaAAAACcttgagttctttaaaaattGTGGTTAAGTAATCTTAAGGGAAAGAACaggttctcagaaaaaaaatgtgatttactATTGTTAAATCTGCTAACCCAGATTCATTTGTTCTTAAGAGCTACATAATTTATTCAAATGACCCAAAGCTTTTAAAGTCAATCTTCAAGTGGAAAAAAATTATCCAGCCCCCAaagagtgtgtttttttttcttatgttgtaTTGCTTCCCATGACTGACATTTATTTGACTCTCAAGTGTATTTACATTGTTCGCTTTACTGGGAGTTCATTGCTGAATCAAGAATgtgctgtattttttatttttgctttgaatGGTATCAGTATTATTGCTATTCCTTTTTAAATCCCCCCCTTAATTCCTTGCAGTGATATTTTTTCTTTGGCTTGTGGgaattttttctctaaaattgtgAAGAAACAAGGCAAAGGTGTTTtgaatcttctgggaagtgtatgcctctttaaagtttatttacGTCAGAACTTATTTTAATGAAGAATGAAAGCTCTAGACAAGGTCCCCAGCTTCTAGGGAGTGTTCAAGGCTAGGTCTcctggaggccagcctgcagATTATTTCCCTTTCTCTAAAGTTTATAGCTCATTTCTTTGCAAGGCAGcatgagggtgggaggggggctCTAACTGGAGCAGGGTGGGAATCTGACCCATTGTGACCACTCAGAGGCTCTGGCCTGGAAAATTCCCTGTATgtggcaaaaacaaacatttgaaatGAAGGCAGAAACCAGACTtaaacaaagaatgaaattcatTCTCCTTTCAACTCTCCTGCCGATAAACATATGTGCCTAGTCTTTTGTTCCCAGACATCAGGTTTCCATTATTTGAACAGAGCTTCTACCTGAATCTGTCCAGAACATAAGTCAGACATATTTTGAGATTTAacaaattggtgtgtgtgtgtgtgtgtgtgtgtgtgtgtgtgtgtgtgtgtgcattttgccAATATCCAAACCCATTAAATCAAAAGAAGCACTACATAATGGTGCCTTCGAGCGTTCGGAGCTTACTATTTTTTCAGGCTATGCTAAGCAACTCTTACCTGTTCAATATGGTAATGTGTTGTAGGGATTCCTTTATTATCGATGGAGAGACAGATGTCACAAGTTGTCTGCTGCTTCTTGTGACATTTTGTCACTTGTTACCTATGAtcacttctctttccttgttgtgTACTAATGACAAGGATATTTTTCTCTGCTCACAACTTGAGAGGCAATAATGCTGACTACTGTACTGTAGGACCCATAGGATCATTGAAATTGCACAGCCGTTTGTAGTGTTGAGTTTTACCTTGTTATCTGCACTAACTTCAGAAAATTTCCTGATTATACATTTTTCTTCCCTGGTCTCCATTTTGCTAATACATTTAAGAAGAACACTTTCTCTTGCATAGCAATCCTTCAAACTTTCTTCCTTTTGGGTGTTTTTGTACTAGCTTTTTAGCTGTCAACAAGAAGACTGTCAATAAATTCTGCATGTATCCTCTTTGCTCAGTGAAAGGAGCTAGCAAtgtatagaaattaaaaaatatgagttATGACATGAGTTTGTTTTTGTGGAAATTCACATGTCCTCATAATAGCCATTGGGATCTCAGAGAATTAAACTCTGTCACCCTGTGTTTCCTGATTTATAAAGAGGCAATAATATTAATACTGTATAAGGGCATCTGCTGTGTGCTGGGCATCATTTTAAGTACTCTAAATATAATTCATTTAATCTTAGTATCTTCATGACATGAATAATTAATATCATCCCCATTTCTCAGATGAGACAGCAGGTagatgaagaaggaaaggaattaAAATGTGGTAGAACTTGGCTTATAAAGCCAAGTGATTGGACCTCAGAGGCCATTCCTTACAGTGTGCTATGACGCCTCTTTATAGCACAGTATTAGGCACAAAGGCTTTACTGTCTTCTGGCATGATCTTTCTGGGCTGTATTTGTTTTCTCACTCTCACTGCTGCTGGATTGTGTGAATGTGATCATCCTTCTACAAAACTGGGAAACAATCAGAACaacttttttttacattattgcTGCATATTTGAGCTATGGTTGAGACCCAGTCACGTGAAAGCAGGCACTAAATGTCAAAACCTTTTATTGTCACAAGAAAATTTTACCTTTCCTAACCCCAACCTTCCATTACCAGGGCAACCAAAGTGTTTCAAAGTAAGGTAGAAAACGAAAAGTTGTAGACCTCTAGGTAAAATTGCTACCATTCTTTAATAAACAGGggtaaaaatttcaaaatgtactGAAGGCTGTAAAAGATGGTTGTGAACAAAGACTCCTGCTGGAATAAACTCTCTAGTCTCCTTACTCCTTAACCTGTTTTAGAATGCTATGaacaagaaaatttttttttggatAAAATTATATTCTTCTCCTAAAGTAAGCCACTGAGTTTAAAATTCTCTAACACATTTGtggaaacttcattttttttttctttgagatttattTGAATGAGCTGTTATGATTGGAGACATGAGAATTTCAGATTAATGTTTTGcagccagaaaaaaaaaccctctggaaAGCTGGCAAGTGTTCGTAAGTCAGCCTCAGAATTATGTAGGTTGAAGGCTCCCCAGTGAACGGAGTGAATATATAAGAGAGAAACCAGAGGTCTGGTGCAGTTGCATCTCGGAGGCTGGGGATGGAAGGAGCACAGAACTGAAAGCTTTCTCCAGCCTGCATTTGTAAGGTAAGCCAGAACAATTTATACATGCTTGAGTTGGGAAGGAGAACATACAGCATTAAAAACTGTTGATGTGTGTGGACAaacgttttcttttttctgtattttaacacTGCAGTTTGCAGAACGCCTTAATTCTTTAACTGCTATTTCTTTTACAGGAGTGCGTGTGGGAGCTAAGGAAACTGATTTATGATAAGTGCTTTAAACACTGGCAACTAGTAAGTCTTTAGTGGATTTCTTTGTGATTCTTTCATGTTAATTTGGAAGGTCATACAAAAGATTGGGTGTTTTGACAAAAATGCCAGTTTGAGGTTTCTTAGGACGTTCCCTAGTGCTAACATTCTCAATTGAGTATTTGCTTGTATGGACTTTGAAAATATCTGCtgtaatattttttctctttgtgtgtttatatttagttttcttttgtttcaaagTAATATGGCtagttcaaagaaaaaaaaaaaacacccctcACACCTGAACACTATCATTAATGCTGAAAAGTAATGATTATTTAGTTCTGTTACCTGAAAAGATGGCAAAGAAAAATTGACAAGACTATATTATAATTAGTCACTGATGTTCAATTCTGATTCAATTGAGCAACCAAAACTATATCTGTTTGACCCTGACTCAggtttggttattttgttttatttatcttttaattaaagtgaaaatggatttgttttttatgaaatAGATCAGATTTAAATATCTGTATTGAAAACCAGCATTCACTGTTAAAATTTTGAGGTAAAGGCtttagaaaatacatacatatccaTGAGTTCTTCTTGTTATTGTGAAAGCAAGGGGAAAGTAAATAGAGTCTTTTCAATTAGCAAACACTGACCCTGACTTTCTATCCCAACATACTTTTTCTGTATATTCTTTCAGTTCTCTGTACACTTAACCTATTTTTTACTATGGCTTGTGTTACCCATATTTTCCATAGCTGTAACAATTTGTATATAATAAGTTACTTCACTGAAGTAATAAGCAGTGGACAGTAGTGAGATTTCTAGAAAGCACACCAATGGAAAAAATATGCCtcctttttttgttgtctttgggCTTCTTCTTATTTGTCTCACACAATTCCTAACCTTGACTAACTTTTAAGCGGTTAATTCGTCTCTCAACTTTTCAAAGgcatgagaggagagaaagacaaagagttTTGTTCAGAGTTTTCAGTCTAGTACTACTgaggaaatgttttttttttttttttccccttaagagGTAGTAGTCATTCCTACTTGTCAGACATGATGCTATTTTATAGTGTTTTCTACAACTGCTTATATTATTTTGGCCTTTAACAAATTTTCAAAATGCTTATGATTCAATATCCCTCAGTCTTTAGATGTGCATTAagtgttctatttttcttttccagataaGGCATAAGAATTAGGAGTCGCTGACAATTCAATATGAAGGACAACTTCAGTTTTGCCGCCACCAACAAAAACATCACCAGCAGCCTTCCTTTTGATAGTCTCAACATATCTGGCACCAATGAGTCCGCCTTTAACTGCTCGCACAAACCATCAGATAAGCATTTGGAAGCAATTCCTGTTCTCTATTACCTTATTTTTGTCATTGGGTTTGCTGTTAATATTGTTGTAGTCTCACTGTTTTGTTGTCAAAAGGGCCCTAAAAAGGTTTCCAGCATTTACATCTTCAATCTGGCTGTGGCTGACCTACTCCTTTTGGCTACCCTTCCTCTCTGGGCATCCTATTACTCTTACAGATATGACTGGCTCTTTGGACCTGTAATGTGCAAGGTGTTTGGGTCTTTTCTGACCCTGAATATGTTTGCCAGCATTTTTTTCATTACCTGCATGAGTGTTGACAGGTACCAATCGGTTATCTACCCTtttctgtctcaaagaaggaaTCCCTGGCAAGCATCTTATGTAGTACCCCTTGTGTGGTGTATGGCCTGTCTGTCCTCATTGCCAACATTTTATTTCCGAGATGTCAGAACCATTGAATACTTAGGCGTGAATGCTTGTGTTATGGCTTTCCCACCTGAGAAATATGCCCAGTGGTCTGCAGGGATTGCCTTAATGAAAAATATTCTTGGTTTTATTATTCCTTTAATATTCATAGCAACATGTTACTTTGGAATCAGAAAGCACCTGCTGAAGACTAATAGCTATGGGAAGAACAGAATAACCCGTGACCAAGTCTTGAAGATGGCAGCTGCTGTTGTGTTGGCGTTCATCATTTGCTGGCTTCCCTTCCACGTTCTGACCTTCCTGGATGCTCTGGCCTGGATGGGTATCATTAATAGCTGTGAAGTTATAGCAGTCATTGACCTGGCACTTCCTTTTGCCATCCTCCTGGGATTCACCAACAGCTGTGTTAATCcctttttgtattgttttgttggaAACCGCTTCCAACAGAAGCTGCGCAGTGTGTTCAGGGTTCCCATTACTTGGCTCCAGGGCAAGAGAGAGACTATGTCTTGCCGCAAAAGCAGTTCTCTTAGAGAAATGGACACTTTTGTGTCTTAAATTGGTTAATGGGATGCATGTAATTAGCTTAGCTATTGGTTTGGAGGCCCACACAAATCATGTTTAAGTGGCATCAACTTCTTTGCCTTATCTAATCTTTACTTACTCCCCCAGAACAGATCAAGTATAACTGTAAATTTTTATACTCCACCAACTTTCAGTGATTGTGCCTTATTTTTCTGGTCCTTTGGCACAAGATTATCATGGGTGAGCTAAATCTATAATCTAGAAGTAATTGGGGGAGCTATCTCAACTATAATCAATAACAAAATATGAGTGGTGATTTGGAGTTTCAGATTTCTCCCTGGAAAATGCTGGCATTTCTTAGTGGAGTTTTATGTCCATTTTCATCAGATTTATTTCTTTCCCCTTGAACAAGGGCCAATTGTAACTTCTTACATTGTTCACCATACAATATAGCATGAGAGATAAGCACTAAGTTTAGCATAATATACTTTTCTGTATATTCCTTAGGTTTGTAGTGGGTTATTCCATCTCTTGTTGTATGGTTTCCCCTTTAAAAAAACTGCAAGttgtgtttcttttccatttcacttgagtaTAGCTTTGTACTTACTATACAGCTACACACTGAGTAGGTCTAAGAATGTATATTAAATTACATGTATGTGGTTTAGCTTATTCTTGCAGATTTAGGAAGTACACCACTTAGTAAAGCAACTGCAATGAGAAAATACTTATTACCTACTAAACTGAATATATCCTTTGAAAACTTTTAATCcattttgactattttttttaGGCATTCTATTCTCTTCTGATGATTTTTGAATTCAACAAAACACTGTGTATTATTACACTATGTAAAGGtcactttttacatttttaacctTTTGAATTGTGGTGCTTTGATATATTCAATGGTGACTTGAGTTTAATTATTCATGCTTTTGTTCTGGGCTGTGTCCCAAAATATCTCTTTGACCCTGAAAATGAGAGGattctttaattctttaacttTATAATACATTGAAACCTGGCATGGGAAAAGGTTATGTTAGAATGGAATTTTGATGCCTTCTTGATGGCAAAGAGACCCAGCACATGGCAAGTTTGGTGTCCTACAAGAAACTTGTCAGAACAAAGCCCCCCACCCCTCATGGAGTAGTTTGAACCTGCATCTCTGGGCACAGTTCCAGAATGTATAATAAATAGTCTGTAAAGGCAATTGAAATCAAGTACAGATCCACAGAGCTCATTCTCAACATGAGTACATCTCTTATTATAGGAATTTATTACCTGAAACTGAGTTACCTGAAGTTTACTCAAATTTGAGAATGAATATTAATTCAGAAGTTTTGAATTTTATTCTCTGGCTGCTCCATATTATTTCATGTTTCTTGACTAATACTGTCGTATGAGGTAGATTTAAAGTTACGGGCACTTCACATTTCTGTCAGATTCCAAGCTTTTAGGTTGAATAATCCTCTCATATCCTTTCCTGGAAAAACCCTGATTTCATATAATCATATTCctttgaaaaaaaaccaaatagcTCAATGTATATTCAGTTATGACTTTGTGTTTTAAGTAATTTTACACAACatcctataaaaataaaatcattattggGAGACCATGtgtgcttattattttttaactgtctCCAGGTGTAGACTCTTATTTTCTCTTAGTCAGTATCCTCCAGCAAATCCTCATTCATACTTCTCAGTTTTAGCTTTTATCATTACTCATTCAGGTCAATACCAAACAGGCATATGGGAAGGGGATGTTGGAAATGAATTCTGATACCTCCTGGGGGTTCCAATGACAAGTGTGGTGTCAACCAAGCAAGCTGTCAGGCCCAGCAGTGCAATGTGGCCTTTAGCATATAGACTATGTCTTATCAACATTCAGCCCATGTTATTTTCTCTACCACAATCTTATCATATATCCTCCCCCTACCTGGTACTTTAATCCTTTTTGGGATTTTTATAGACTGGtttctggggctgaggagatggctcagatgttaagaatactggcttctcttccagaggatccaggttcaagcatcagcacccacatggcagctcacaagggtctgtaactccagttccaggggatctggtactctcttctggcctccatgggcaccagtcatgcacatggtacacagacatacatgcaggcagaacacttacatgaatgaaataaaataatagtaacaacaacaacaaactggcTTCTGCTTCCATAGGAGGCCAGTAGTAAACCCCAAtgtgcattttcattttttttctgagaataagAAATGTCAACCAAAGAGATAATGCAAGAATATATGAATTATGACAGAAGGTATATTTATGGATGCAAACATCCCCTTTCCTCTTTGAAAATGTGAATGTCAGGTAAGCTTTTGAGACCAGATGAAAAATGTATTCTTCCCATTTGGCCATTTATCAAGATTTTACCTATGAAGTGAACTTTGTCTGGCCAGTGTTGTTTTGTATGCATTATCCCATTTTGTCCTCATAATTCAGGCATTTTCATGTtacaaataagaaacagagacataAGTCAGCCCTAATTGATATCTAAAACAGATCAAGTGGGCAACCCCAGAGAAGTATTTAACATCTTCAATATCAGTCCCAAGCTATCAAAACATAACTGATTCAAGAGTTTCTAGGCAGGTGATGTATTTGcacttaagaagaaaaataaggccctctggataagtgagacagttgattagcttgaactatttaggaggcccccagg includes:
- the Agtr2 gene encoding type-2 angiotensin II receptor, translating into MKDNFSFAATNKNITSSLPFDSLNISGTNESAFNCSHKPSDKHLEAIPVLYYLIFVIGFAVNIVVVSLFCCQKGPKKVSSIYIFNLAVADLLLLATLPLWASYYSYRYDWLFGPVMCKVFGSFLTLNMFASIFFITCMSVDRYQSVIYPFLSQRRNPWQASYVVPLVWCMACLSSLPTFYFRDVRTIEYLGVNACVMAFPPEKYAQWSAGIALMKNILGFIIPLIFIATCYFGIRKHLLKTNSYGKNRITRDQVLKMAAAVVLAFIICWLPFHVLTFLDALAWMGIINSCEVIAVIDLALPFAILLGFTNSCVNPFLYCFVGNRFQQKLRSVFRVPITWLQGKRETMSCRKSSSLREMDTFVS